The proteins below come from a single Roseiflexus sp. RS-1 genomic window:
- a CDS encoding YfhO family protein: MPTIQRRGIAVLLLSLSATIFLWRPLIGGEVFLPLDALLHLHPWRYSYERVPVNNHVWTDPIRQIYPRRLLTNAIVRQGAWPLWNPTILSGVPLFDDGQIAFFYPPNLIFLIMPLDKAFGIYAWVQLIIAGLGSYSFARRIGLDMGPALLAGVCYMFTGHMLTYLPFPELSGATAMLPWCFWGVERALSSGAWRSWAVAAAMLGLVVLAQIQLAFYTYVATGCYALFRIMQHDEGRTAARWRMLTGLALAYALGLGLSAVQLLPAMALSAQGQRSDIGFSLAPPEEYFGSMLRLVFPALGGFERIGPPPAWGPPTFQVPYPYVGVTPLALAIIGLAIARHRLAAFFGIVAVASFALAVRTPLLQVFIALIPPYRQFEDHTRWYMVWGFAIAILAAIAAQRLYAPANVSAWENTPSRADWRARLPAARLLILIVGVFIVGWSLHHLALFTPQSRFGHYFTMIRTQQLLPLLVFGGIGLISLALLRFYRRNAAIAFAPVIAVAALDMWWYGAGFNTSVSPSIARPTTDLTRELATYSSDLQLFQVLYPPTRQIAFLQSQPRPFRIHGGDYDALPPNIASAYGLEDVRGYHSLYPARYNRLARLIDGKDYRRTSEGNVSLRAFLTSAYTRPRLLDMLNVRYLVFPPGSTTAARYPGLELVHESDEGRIYRNPNALPRAWFVYRVAIIPDDDAQLDYMARPDFDPATVVVVPTPVPTTGPPPAVPDPTPIVTYTPDTVTVIAAPSAPAILVLADAWYEGWDVMVNGEPAPILRVNYALRGVWLPPGSHTIEFVYRPRPFLIGGLISMATLLILMIIGGIGRQRERR, translated from the coding sequence ATGCCCACTATACAACGTAGGGGAATAGCAGTTCTTCTCCTCAGTCTGAGTGCGACGATCTTCCTCTGGCGTCCACTCATTGGCGGCGAGGTCTTCCTGCCGCTTGATGCCCTGTTGCACCTGCATCCCTGGCGCTATTCGTATGAACGTGTGCCGGTCAACAACCACGTCTGGACTGACCCGATCCGTCAGATCTACCCCCGACGCCTGCTGACGAACGCGATCGTTCGCCAGGGAGCGTGGCCCCTCTGGAACCCAACGATTCTGAGCGGTGTTCCGCTGTTCGATGACGGGCAGATCGCCTTCTTCTATCCGCCGAACCTGATCTTTCTCATCATGCCGCTCGATAAGGCGTTTGGCATCTATGCCTGGGTTCAGCTGATCATCGCCGGACTGGGAAGTTATTCATTTGCGCGACGGATCGGGCTGGATATGGGACCAGCGCTCCTGGCAGGGGTCTGCTACATGTTCACCGGGCATATGCTCACCTACCTGCCCTTCCCGGAATTGTCGGGCGCGACCGCCATGCTGCCATGGTGCTTCTGGGGCGTCGAGCGGGCGTTGAGCAGCGGCGCCTGGCGGAGTTGGGCAGTCGCAGCCGCGATGCTGGGACTCGTTGTGCTGGCGCAGATACAACTGGCGTTTTACACATACGTGGCAACCGGATGCTACGCGCTGTTTCGCATCATGCAGCACGATGAAGGGCGCACGGCAGCGCGCTGGCGCATGCTGACCGGTCTGGCGCTGGCATATGCGCTGGGTCTCGGATTGAGCGCCGTGCAACTGTTGCCTGCAATGGCGCTGTCGGCGCAGGGGCAGCGGAGCGACATCGGGTTCTCGCTGGCGCCGCCGGAAGAATATTTCGGCAGTATGCTGCGGCTTGTCTTTCCTGCGCTCGGCGGCTTCGAGCGGATAGGACCGCCACCCGCATGGGGACCGCCAACTTTCCAGGTGCCTTACCCCTACGTCGGGGTGACACCGCTGGCGCTGGCGATCATCGGTCTGGCGATTGCGCGTCATCGTCTGGCGGCGTTCTTCGGCATTGTCGCCGTAGCATCGTTCGCACTGGCAGTGCGCACACCGCTGCTCCAGGTCTTCATCGCCCTGATCCCGCCGTACCGTCAGTTCGAGGACCACACCCGCTGGTACATGGTGTGGGGCTTTGCGATAGCGATCCTGGCGGCAATCGCGGCGCAGCGGCTGTATGCGCCTGCCAACGTCAGCGCCTGGGAGAACACGCCTTCCAGGGCAGACTGGCGCGCCCGCCTGCCAGCCGCTCGCCTCCTGATCCTCATCGTTGGGGTGTTCATCGTCGGGTGGTCGCTCCATCATCTGGCGCTCTTCACGCCGCAGTCGCGGTTTGGTCATTATTTCACCATGATCCGCACCCAGCAACTGCTTCCGCTGCTCGTCTTTGGCGGCATCGGGCTGATAAGCCTGGCATTGCTGCGGTTCTACCGGCGCAATGCAGCCATCGCCTTCGCGCCGGTGATTGCCGTTGCTGCGCTGGATATGTGGTGGTACGGCGCAGGATTCAACACCTCGGTCTCACCGTCTATTGCGCGACCAACGACCGACCTGACCCGTGAACTGGCAACCTATTCGTCCGATCTGCAACTCTTCCAGGTCCTCTACCCGCCAACCCGCCAGATTGCGTTCCTGCAATCGCAACCGCGACCGTTCCGCATCCATGGTGGCGACTACGACGCGCTCCCGCCCAATATAGCGAGCGCCTACGGTCTTGAAGATGTGCGCGGCTACCATTCGCTCTATCCGGCGCGCTACAACCGCCTGGCGCGGCTGATCGACGGTAAGGACTATCGCCGCACGAGCGAGGGCAATGTCAGCCTGCGCGCATTTCTGACATCGGCGTATACACGTCCCCGCTTGCTCGATATGCTCAACGTCAGGTACCTCGTGTTCCCGCCAGGGAGCACGACTGCTGCGCGCTATCCGGGACTCGAACTGGTGCACGAAAGCGACGAAGGACGTATCTACCGCAACCCGAATGCACTTCCACGCGCCTGGTTTGTCTACCGTGTCGCAATCATCCCCGACGATGACGCACAGCTCGACTATATGGCGCGCCCCGATTTCGATCCCGCAACCGTCGTTGTCGTGCCGACGCCAGTTCCCACAACCGGTCCCCCGCCAGCTGTTCCGGATCCAACACCCATCGTGACGTACACGCCAGACACCGTCACCGTCATTGCCGCGCCCTCAGCGCCAGCCATCCTGGTCCTGGCAGACGCCTGGTATGAGGGATGGGACGTGATGGTCAACGGCGAACCCGCGCCGATTCTCCGGGTCAACTATGCCCTGCGCGGCGTCTGGTTGCCCCCTGGATCGCATACCATCGAATTCGTCTACCGCCCGCGCCCATTCCTGATCGGTGGACTGATCAGCATGGCAACGCTGCTTATCCTGATGATCATCGGCGGCATCGGACGACAGCGCGAACGCCGCTGA
- the argJ gene encoding bifunctional glutamate N-acetyltransferase/amino-acid acetyltransferase ArgJ: MQTDTFSLARGFTATATACGLKPNGALDMALITADVPCSAAGLFTTNRVKAAPVIYDQEILATNASAIRAVIVNAGNANACTGPQGAASCRAMAELTAERLGCRADQVLVLSTGVIGRQLDMTKVAQGIASLTGPTAHSGAGAAARAMMTTDTHPKVASRTITVAERTVTIAGMCKGAGMIHPNMATMLAIVTTDAHAHPAQLDRALRIAANRSFNRVSVDGDTSTNDTLLLLASGASGVPVSDTPLTDGLAFDDFTATLTDVCIDLAKQIARDGEGATRLVEITVSGAQDEQQAHQVANAIARSPLVKTAIHGGDPNWGRILCAAGYSGAAIDPDRLALWFGPPEASIQLVAHGLPLDADLAAASALLRQDPVFITLDLGLGDARTTVWTCDFSKEYVEINAHYTT; the protein is encoded by the coding sequence ATGCAGACAGACACATTCTCACTTGCGCGTGGTTTTACTGCCACTGCAACCGCCTGCGGACTGAAACCGAACGGTGCGCTTGATATGGCGCTGATCACCGCCGATGTTCCATGCAGCGCCGCCGGTCTCTTCACGACCAACCGCGTCAAGGCAGCGCCGGTGATCTACGACCAGGAGATTCTGGCGACGAATGCCAGCGCCATTCGCGCCGTGATCGTCAATGCGGGGAATGCCAACGCCTGCACCGGACCGCAGGGCGCTGCGAGCTGTCGCGCGATGGCGGAACTGACCGCCGAACGGCTCGGGTGCCGCGCCGATCAGGTACTGGTGCTCTCAACCGGCGTCATCGGTCGGCAACTCGACATGACAAAAGTGGCGCAGGGCATTGCCAGTCTGACCGGACCGACTGCTCATTCGGGCGCCGGCGCCGCCGCGCGCGCTATGATGACCACCGACACACACCCAAAAGTCGCTTCACGCACCATCACCGTTGCCGAACGCACGGTCACGATTGCCGGGATGTGCAAAGGCGCCGGCATGATTCATCCCAACATGGCGACGATGCTGGCGATTGTGACCACCGATGCGCACGCGCATCCTGCACAACTCGACCGCGCCCTGCGCATTGCCGCCAATCGCAGTTTCAACCGTGTCAGCGTTGATGGCGACACCAGCACCAACGATACCCTGCTCCTCCTGGCGTCTGGTGCGTCTGGCGTCCCCGTGAGCGACACTCCGCTCACGGATGGGCTTGCATTCGACGACTTCACTGCAACGCTCACGGATGTGTGCATCGACCTGGCGAAACAGATTGCGCGCGATGGCGAAGGCGCCACACGCCTGGTCGAAATCACGGTCAGCGGCGCGCAGGACGAGCAACAGGCGCACCAGGTGGCAAATGCCATCGCGCGATCCCCGCTGGTCAAAACCGCGATCCACGGCGGCGACCCGAATTGGGGACGGATCCTGTGCGCCGCCGGGTACAGCGGCGCTGCCATCGACCCCGACCGCCTGGCACTCTGGTTTGGTCCGCCAGAAGCGTCGATCCAGCTTGTGGCGCATGGGTTGCCGCTCGACGCCGACCTGGCGGCAGCATCGGCGCTGCTGCGCCAGGACCCGGTCTTCATTACGCTCGACCTGGGGCTGGGCGACGCACGAACCACTGTCTGGACGTGCGATTTCAGCAAAGAGTACGTCGAAATTAATGCCCACTATACAACGTAG
- a CDS encoding argininosuccinate synthase, translating to MSAKVNKVVLAYSGGLDTSIIVPWLKQNYGNPEVICYCANIGQDDELSGLEEKAIATGASKCYVEDLREEFVRDFLFPLLQSGAVYERTYLLGTSVARPLIARRQAEIALQEGADALAHGCTGKGNDQVRFELTYMAFAPHLKVIAPWREWNIRSREDALDYAAEHNVPVTATLKSIYSRDRNIWHMSHEGGILEDPWNEPEEAMYTLTTDPEAAPDEPEYVVIGFEQGTPVSVNGKRLGPVELLLTLNDIGAKHGIGRVDLVENRLVGMKSHGVYETPGGTILRVAHQGLEQLTLDRDTLHYKDVIAHRYAELVYYGQWYTPLREALDAFVRVTQRNVTGEARLKLYKGNATLVGRRAAKSLYNPDIASFTMSDSYNQKDAEGFIKIFGLPVKVQALLEGRSRGER from the coding sequence ATGAGCGCAAAAGTCAACAAAGTCGTTCTGGCATACTCCGGCGGTCTCGACACCAGCATCATCGTTCCATGGCTGAAGCAGAACTACGGCAATCCCGAAGTCATCTGCTACTGCGCCAATATCGGTCAGGACGATGAATTGAGCGGTCTGGAGGAGAAAGCCATCGCCACCGGCGCCTCGAAGTGCTACGTCGAAGACCTGCGCGAAGAGTTTGTGCGCGATTTTCTCTTCCCGCTGCTCCAATCTGGCGCCGTGTACGAGCGCACCTATCTGCTCGGCACATCGGTAGCGCGCCCACTGATCGCCCGTCGCCAGGCGGAAATCGCGCTCCAGGAAGGCGCCGACGCCCTCGCGCACGGCTGCACCGGCAAAGGAAATGATCAGGTGCGCTTCGAATTGACCTACATGGCATTCGCGCCGCACCTGAAAGTGATCGCCCCCTGGCGCGAGTGGAATATCCGTAGCCGCGAGGACGCGCTCGACTACGCCGCCGAACATAACGTTCCGGTCACCGCCACGCTCAAATCGATCTACAGCCGTGACCGCAACATCTGGCATATGTCGCACGAGGGTGGCATCCTGGAGGACCCGTGGAACGAACCGGAAGAAGCGATGTACACCCTGACGACGGACCCCGAAGCAGCGCCAGACGAACCGGAGTATGTTGTGATCGGGTTCGAGCAGGGAACGCCGGTGAGCGTCAACGGTAAGCGCCTGGGACCGGTCGAACTGCTGCTGACCCTGAACGACATCGGCGCAAAGCATGGCATCGGACGCGTCGATCTGGTGGAAAACCGGCTGGTCGGCATGAAAAGCCATGGCGTCTATGAAACTCCTGGCGGGACGATTCTGCGAGTGGCGCACCAGGGGCTTGAGCAACTGACGCTCGACCGTGATACGCTGCACTACAAAGACGTGATCGCCCATCGCTACGCCGAACTGGTTTACTATGGGCAGTGGTACACACCGCTGCGCGAGGCGCTCGATGCATTTGTGCGCGTCACCCAGCGTAACGTCACCGGCGAGGCGCGCCTGAAACTGTATAAGGGGAATGCAACCCTGGTCGGGCGGCGCGCAGCGAAGAGCCTCTACAACCCCGACATCGCCAGTTTCACGATGAGTGACAGTTATAACCAGAAGGACGCCGAAGGGTTCATCAAGATTTTTGGGCTGCCGGTGAAGGTGCAGGCGCTGCTGGAGGGGCGGTCAAGGGGTGAACGTTGA
- a CDS encoding DUF2089 domain-containing protein: MNPLLTTCPVCGEALHVIRLECDACHTAIEGRFTLGRLGRLSREQLEFVELLLKNRGNINGVAGDLKVAYNTARSRLDEIVAALGYGPPAADARPDRRAILDRLAAKEISVEEALRLLKS, from the coding sequence ATGAATCCACTCCTCACCACATGCCCGGTTTGCGGCGAGGCGCTGCACGTCATCCGGCTGGAGTGCGACGCATGCCACACCGCTATCGAAGGGCGCTTCACCCTGGGACGCCTCGGACGTCTATCGCGCGAGCAACTGGAGTTCGTTGAACTGCTGCTGAAAAACCGCGGCAACATCAATGGCGTCGCTGGCGACCTGAAAGTGGCGTACAACACTGCCCGCAGCCGCCTCGATGAGATCGTCGCCGCGCTCGGGTACGGGCCGCCAGCTGCAGATGCGCGTCCCGACCGGCGCGCCATCCTTGATCGCCTGGCAGCGAAGGAGATTTCCGTCGAGGAAGCGCTGCGGTTGCTCAAATCGTAA